One region of Zingiber officinale cultivar Zhangliang chromosome 7B, Zo_v1.1, whole genome shotgun sequence genomic DNA includes:
- the LOC122005906 gene encoding DNA topoisomerase 2-like — translation MAAAMKLPLQSSTAHNAALGAATAAGKKTIEQIYQKKTQLEHILLRPDTYIGSVEKHTQSLWVFENGEMVYRPVTYVPGLYKIFDEILVNAADNKQRDPSMDAVKVVIDVEANLISIYNNGDGVPIEIHQEEKVYVPELIFGHLLTSSNYDDNVKKTTGGRNGYGAKLANIFSTQFVIETADGRRLKKYKQVFNDNMSEKSEPSITKCKEGENWTKVTFRPDLAKFNMTHLEEDVVALMKKRVVDVAGTLGKSVKVELNGQRVPVKSFSDYVNLYLKSASKNKSEPLPRIAEKVNDRWEICVSLSEGQFQQVSFVNGIATIKGGTHVEYVTTQITNHIISIVNKKNKNANLKAHNVKSHLWVFVNALIDNPAFDSQTKETLTTRQGSLGSKCELSQDFLKKVAKSGVVNTLLTWADFKQSKELKKTDGAKRQRITGIPKLEDANDAGGRNSDKCTLILTEGDSAKALAMSGISVVGRNYYGVFPLRGKLLNVREANHKQIMDNAEIQNIKQILGLQHGKEYDSAKGLRYGHLMIMTDQDHDGSHIKGLLINFIHTFWPSLLKVPSFMVEFITPLLKATNNRTKTVLSFYSMPEFEAWKESLGGNSNGWSIKYYKGLGTSKSEEGKEYFRNIGMHKKEFVWMDAQDGESIELAFSKKKIEARKNWLRQFEPENYLDQSETLIKYSDFINKELILFSRADLQRSIPSMVDGLKPGQRKILFCAFKRNFVKQAKVAQFIGYVSENSAYHHGEQSLATTIIGMAQDFVGSNNINLLQPEGQFGTRHQGGKDHASARYIFTCLAPITRFLFPKDDDILLDYLNEDGQSIEPSWYMPIIPLVLVNGSEGIGTGWSSYIPNYNPKDIVANVKRLLNNEPMQPMDPWYRGFKGRIEKSATKEGGLTYTITGLVEEIDSTTLRVTELPVRRWTQDYKEFLESSMTGNDKIKEPFIKDYREHNDDKTVHFEVTVTEENMNIARQEGLEKKFKLTTTISTTNMHLFDSKSVIKKYDSPEQILEEFFALRFVYYEKRKKALLNNLELDLLKLDNKARFILGVVRDEIVVNKRKRADLFLELQQKGFTPFPKKTKGIDAAVAGASEEDGEQEESPQPGKGGALASDYDYLMSMRIDSLTEEKVQELCAQKEKLEAEVDELRRTSPQTLWLRELDALEEELDKLDQKEAEAEGARKEMRMNHIAGVAPSKQVAKKPRKNTATKLSVSATTTDAGGQKKSKKAPAKKQTVEESDEDEEILALKDRLAAYNLDSSPDNGAMETDTVVSDQGKAKKQPSRNAAAKKATYVLSSDEDDEPEQQQRLMPTIEEADDVVEEASVKAVKGRKPKNETGKATRKRGPAQASKATTTSQKVRKMRASPFNKKSGSVLSKPRNEDSSSGSSSNDATAAAARTRPKRESRTKAAVYVESDSEGETNEVGDDDDDATEDSDFQDED, via the exons ATGGCCGCCGCCATGAAGCTTCCCCTCCAGTCGAGCACCGCTCACAACGCCGCCCTGGGAGCCGCTACCGCTGCAGGAAAGAAGACCATCGAGCAGATCTACCAGAAGAAGACGCAGCTGGAGCACATCCTCCTCCGCCCCGACACCTACATTGGATCCGTCGAGAAGCACACCCAGAGCCTCTGGGTCTTCGAGAATGGCGAGATGGTCTACCGTCCCGTCACCTACGTCCCCGGCCTCTACAAGATCTTCGACGAGATCCTCGTCAACGCCGCTGACAACAAGCAGCGCGACCCCTCCATGGACGCCGTGAAGGTCGTGATCGACGTCGAGGCCAACCTAATCAGCATCTACAACAACGGAGATGGTGTGCCAATCGAGATCCATCAGGAGGAGAAGGTCTACGTGCCGGAGTTGATTTTCGGCCACCTTCTTACCAGCAGCAACTACGACGACAACGTCAAGAAGACTACCGGCGGGCGAAACGGGTACGGTGCCAAGCTCGCCAACATATTCTCCACCCAGTTTGTCATCGAGACCGCTGACGGGCGGAGGCTGAAGAAGTACAAGCAG GTGTTTAACGATAACATGAGTGAAAAATCTGAGCCCTCAATTACGAAGTGCAAGGAAGGGGAAAACTGGACTAAGGTCACTTTTAGGCCAGATTTGGCCAAATTCAACATGACGCACCTTGAAGAAGATGTGGTTGCTCTCATGAAGAAGAGAGTAGTTGATGTAGCTGGAACTCTCGGTAAATCTGTCAAGGTGGAGTTGAATGGACAACGAGTACCCGTGAAAAGTTTCTCCGATTATGTCAACCTGTACCTTAAGTCCGCATCAAAAAATAAATCTGAACCACTTCCAAG GATTGCAGAGAAGGTAAATGACAGATGGGAAATTTGCGTCAGTCTAAGTGAAGGGCAATTCCAGCAG GTCAGCTTTGTAAATGGTATAGCCACAATCAAAGGTGGAACTCACGTTGAGTATGTCACTACTCAAATCACAAATCACATAATCAGCATAGTGAACAAGAAAAACAAGAATGCTAACCTTAAAGCACATAATGTGAAAAGTCATTTGTGGGTTTTTGTCAATGCACTCATTGACAACCCTGCCTTTGATTCTCAAACCAAAGAAACCTTGACCACTCGACAAGGAAGCCTTGGGTCGAAATGTGAGCTTTCACAGGATTTCCTTAAAAAAG TTGCCAAGTCTGGAGTTGTAAACACGCTGCTCACATGGGCTGATTTTAAGCAAAGCAAAGAATTGAAGAAGACAGACGGTGCCAAGAGGCAGCGAATTACAGGCATCCCTAAGCTTGAGGATGCTAATGATGCTGGAGGAAGGAACTCAGACAAGTGCACACTGATATTGACTGAAGGAGATTCAGCCAAGGCTCTTGCT ATGTCTGGCATCTCGGTGGTAGGCAGGAACTATTATGGTGTGTTTCCACTAAGGGGGAAACTGCTGAATGTCAGAGAAGCGAACCACAAGCAAATCATGGACAATGCTGAAATCCAGAACATAAAGCAAATTCTTGGTTTGCAGCACGGAAAGGAGTATGATAGCGCTAAAGGGTTGAGATATGGCCATCTAATGATAATGACAGATCAG GATCATGATGGTTCCCACATCAAGGGACTGCTCATTAACTTTATCCATACATTTTGGCCTTCATTGCTAAAAGTGCCCTCTTTTATGGTTGAATTCATAACTCCACTTTTGAAG GCTACTAATAATAGAACCAAAACTGTCCTCTCATTCTATTCCATGCCCGAATTTGAAGCGTGGAAAGAAAGTCTGGGAGGAAATTCAAATGGTTGGTCAATCAAGTACTATAAG GGGTTAGGCACAAGTAAATCAGAAGAAGGAAAAGAGTACTTTAGGAACATAGGCATGCATAAAAAGGAATTCGTATGGATGGATGCGCAGGATGGTGAATCGATTGAGTTAGCATTTAGTAAGAAAAAGATTGAGGCTAGAAAAAATTGGCTTCGCCAATTTGAG CCtgagaattatctcgatcaatCAGAAACGCTCATTAAATACAGTGATTTCATCAACAAGGAACTGATTCTATTCTCCAGAGCTGATCTACAAAGATCAATACCTTCAATGGTTGACGGCTTGAAACCAGGCCAAAGGAAAATTTTGTTCTGTGCATTCAAGAGAAATTTTGTCAAGCAAGCCAAG GTTGCCCAGTTCATTGGCTATGTCTCCGAGAACTCCGCCTATCATCATGGCGAACAGAGCCTTGCTACTACCATAATTGGCATGGCCCAAGATTTTGTGGGGAGTAACAACATAAATCTTTTGCAACCTGAAGGGCAATTTGGCACCAGACACCAG GGCGGCAAAGACCATGCCAGTGCAAGATACATTTTCACTTGCTTGGCTCCCATCACTAGGTTTTTGTTCCCAAAGGATGATGATATTCTTCTGGACTACTTAAATGAGGATGGGCAATCAATCGAACCCTCTTG GTACATGCCAATCATCCCTTTGGTTCTGGTCAACGGAAGCGAAGGGATTGGAACTGGATGGAGTTCTTACATTCCTAACTACAATCCAAAAGACATTGTTGCCAATGTTAAGCGATTGTTGAACAATGAACCAATGCAGCCTATGGACCCCTGGTACCGAGGATTTAAG GGTCGTATAGAGAAATCCGCAACGAAGGAAGGTGGTTTGACCTACACAATAACCGGTCTCGTAGAGGAAATTGATAGCACAACACTCAGGGTAACGGAGTTGCCCGTTCGTAGATGGACCCAGGATTACAAGGAATTTCTCGAGTCTTCGATGACTGGGAACGACAAGATCAAGGAACCCTTCATCAAG GACTACCGGGAACACAATGACGACAAAACAGTACACTTCGAGGTTACTGTGACTGAGGAAAATATGAACATTGCGCGGCAAGAAGGGCTTGAGAAAAAGTTTAAGCTGACAACTACCATTAGCACCACCAACATGCACCTGTTCGATTCAAAATCCGTCATTAAGAAATATGATAGTCCCGAGCAGA TTCTTGAGGAGTTCTTTGCACTGAGATTCGTATATTATGAGAAGAGAAAG AAAGCTCTGCTGAACAATCTTGAGTTGGATCTGCTGAAGTTGGATAACAAAGCGAGGTTCATCCTGGGCGTAGTTCGAGACGAGATAGTAGTCAACAAGCGAAAGAGAGCAGATTTATTCCTCGAGCTGCAGCAGAAGGGCTTCACTCCCTTCCCAAAGAAAACAAAAGGCATCGACGCTGCTGTTGCGGGAGCCAGCGAAGAAGATGGAGAACAAGAAGAAAGCCCACAGCCAGGAAAGGGCGGGGCCCTAGCCAGTGACTATGACTATCTGATGTCTATGAGAATCGATTCATTGACTGAAGAAAAAGTGCAAGAGCTTTGTGCGCAAAAAGAAAAACTAGAAGCCGAGGTAGATGAGTTAAGAAGAACATCTCCTCAAACTCTATGGTTGAGGGAACTCGATGCATTAGAAGAGGAACTCGAT AAACTCGATCAGAAGGAGGCTGAGGCAGAGGGAGCGAGGAAGGAAATGAGAATGAATCACATCGCCGGGGTTGCACCTTCTAAACAAGTAGCTAAGAAGCCAAGAAAAAATACCGCAACCAAATTATCTGTTAGTGCTACCACTACTGATGCAGGAGGtcagaagaaatccaagaaagcTCCCGCTAAAAAG CAAACGGTTGAAGAAAGTGACGAAGATGAAGAAATACTTGCGCTGAAAGACCGACTTGCTGCCTACAATCTTGATTCTTCCCCTGATAATGGAGCCATGGAAACTGACACAGTGGTATCAGACCAAGGAAAGGCAAAGAAACAGCCCAGCAGAAATGCTGCTGCAAAGAAGGCAACTTACGTCCTCTCGTCTGATGAGGACGATGAACCTGAGCAGCAACAACGCCTCATGCCGACAATCGAGGAAGCCGACGACGTCGTCGAGGAGGCATCAGTGAAAGCAGTTAAAGGGCGTAAGCCTAAGAATGAAACTGGCAAGGCCACCAGGAAGAGAGGTCCCGCGCAGGCCAGCAAGGCGACTACTACTAGTCAGAAGGTCAGGAAAATGAGGGCCTCTCCTTTCAACAAGAAAAGTGGATCCGTGTTGAGTAAACCAAGGAATGAAGACTCGAGCAGCGGCTCCTCGTCCAACGACGCGACAGCGGCAGCAGCAAGGACTCGGCCGAAGAGAGAAAGCAGAACCAAAGCTGCTGTGTACGTGGAGAGTGATTCGGAAGGGGAAACCAACGAGgtgggagatgatgatgatgatgcgaCTGAGGATTCTGATTTCCAGGATGAAGATTAA